The genomic region TGACTTAGTACTTGGTGAGCCTAAGGGTGTATTTGTAAAAATGCATCCCGTGGTTGTTACCGGCAATATTGCGTTTAAATTATTTAGACCAAGCAATAAACTTTTTGGAATATTTCTATGGTTTATTTCCGTGATCCCAATAACAATTATTTATTACTTTGTACCACGTGTTCTAATGGTCATTAATACTATAATTGGGATCATTGTTTATGCCTATTTCCTAAAATTAACGTTTTCAATAAAGCTAATGAGGGATTACACCAGGAGAATAATGAGAAGTATTGAGGTTGGGGATTTAGACAATGCCCGTATGCTGACTCAGCAGATCGTTAGAAGGAATGTGTGGGAGTTAGACACGACTCACTTAATATCTGCAGTTATAGAGAGTCTCGCCGAGTCCTTTGTTGATGGTCTTTTGTCACCATTGTTTTACTTCGCATTACTCGGATTACCTGGAGCCCTTCTTCAGAGGCTTTCTAACACCATGGACTCAATGGTTGGCTATAGGGGGTGGCCATATGAGGATGTTGGCTGGTTTTCGGCTAAGGTCGATACAGCACTGAACTATATGCCTGCAAGGTTATCCTCAATAATTATCTTAATAGCGTCTGGATTAGTAGGATTAAACTGGAGGGGAAGTATTACGGCAGCTTTTCATTATCATCGTAGTGTGAGGAGTGTTAATTCCGGTTGGCCTATGGCATCCTTTGCAGGCGCATTGGGTGTTATGCTTGAGAAGGTTGGTGCCTATAGGATAAACGATGGCATGCCCGGTCCCGACATAACCAGGTTAAGATTAGCACTTAGGTTATTCGATGTTTCGGTTATCATTGCATTAGTAATTACCTTAGTTCTCTTAATCTTTAGAGTATTTTTTATACCATTATTTATTTAGGAAGATTATCAATAGAATGGAATAATTAAATTATTACCCATATGTAATCAATAATCTTTATTTTTTACGGTGGATTATATGACGGGTCATATATAATATTTAGGAATAACCTTTTTATACTAGTGCTATCAGGTGTATTTTAGTAGATTACTATGTCTTCCATAACCACATCAAGTGGAGAGTCAACACCGGCTGAAATTGAGAGACAGTTAACGGAGAGACAACTCCAGGTTCTTCAATACCTGCTTAAAAAGGCTGTCCCACTTAAGGTATACACGGTATATGCTGACCAAGATGAACTCGCTAGAGAACTTGGTATGACTAGGCAGGCACTTAGTGTGCATCTTAAGAAGCTTAAGGACTTTGGGTTAATAAGGACGGGTCGTGAGTTTGTTGATGTCACTGATAAGGCTCTCAAGGTATTAAGGATGAGTTCGAATGAGGCGATAATCCTCGTTAAGGTTCAACCTAGGTATAGGACAATAATTTACGAGAAGGTTAAGGAGTTACCCATTGAGAAGGCTTACAGGGTATCCGGTGATTACGACTTAATACTAATAACAAGGGAGGTCAACGTTAATGACATACTACGCGTACTCAGCATGATGGAGGGTGTTGAGGATACTAAGACCTTCATATCCTTAGAAACACTCAGGGAGTGAGCACATAGTGGAAAAAGGCATTGGTTAAATATTACGGTATTAATCTCATTATTACCGCGCTGGAAGGTTTATTAACCATATAGGGATTATGCATTCACGTAGTATCATGGAGACCGTAAATCCTGAGGTAAGGATTGACACATACATAAGGAATGTCGCAAACGCGCTTGAACAGGTGGAAAGGGAGGGCGTTAAAAATGAGGTGATCGAGATAGCAAGGGCGTATTTAAAAGATTCGATTTACTACTTATCAAGGGGTGATCAATTTAATGCATTGGCAACAATAGCCTATGCCGAGGGTTTGCTCGACGCATTGAGATTCCTTGGAATAGCCCATTTTAATTGGAGTAGGACCGATGACCTAATCAGGAGAGCCCAGAATAAGGTTTTTGTTGCGGGAACGTTTGAAATAATTCACCCTGGGCACATAGCCTACCTAAGGCATGCCTGGACCCTCGGACGCGTGGTTGCGGTGATCGCCCGTGACTCAACGGTTAAGAAGATCAAGGGTAGGGATGTAATAATACCCGAGAACCAGAGGTTGGAGGTTGTTAGTAATATTGTTTATGTTCATAAGGCTAGGCTTGGCTATGAGGGTGATATGTTTAGGGTTGTTGAGGAGGAGAGACCTAACATAATATTGCTTGGGCCTAACCAACCATTTAATGAGGATTCATTAAGGGAGGAGTTAAGGAAGAGGGGGTTGGGCAACATTGAGGTAATTAGATTCAACGATTACGTGGACTGCCCACTCTGTAGCACAACAAAAATACTCAAGGCAATAAGTAGTAGGTTTAATCAGAATAATCAATTGCCATGAGTACGGGGACACTTTTATTCTTTATATAGGACTTAATCTAATGGTGTTACGTGGGTGAACCAATACTTAGGGTAAGATCTGCACCCATCAACCTCACCAGTTACGTGATGAACCCACTCATTATAGCCCTAGCCTGGGTTTTACTCGACATAATAATGTTTATACTAGTACCAAGAACCCTATTAAGCATGTTACTAAGCCAGGTTGGTTGGTTTATGATCATCCTAATCTTTCAATTGCTCTTCCTAACAATCCTTGTAGGTAGTATACGTAAGGCCATGAGAATGATTAAATGGAGTAGATACTTGATTACAGAACTCACGATATATAATGATCACGTGGTTTTTCTAACACGTAATAACAATGAATATAGAATGAGTATTGAGGACTTTAATCCATGTATCATTGAGTACATACCTCCAGCACAAGCCTCACCTCCACCACCTCCTCCAATGCCGCCTCCAACCCTAGTTCCATACACCTATGGGCCTGGTGCATTTATAATCAGGATCAGCCATGACGCTGAGGAATACTTCCTATTTATAATGACGTATCAATACCCCGAGCTGAAGGATGCCATGGTGAAAATTAAAAAGTCCCTGGACTGGTGCAGCGACTACCTGAAGCCGCGGCGTAAAATGTGGAGATTCATGGGATGAGCCCTCTCGTTATTTTCATGAATTCGCGTTGATTGAATGTGAATGAATAACTTATGAGTGTCATGTTTATGTTCATGAACATGCCACCAAATTCACTCTGATATGCAGGATATAGGTATATCGTCATGTTCGTTGGTACACCATTACTTAATATGCATAATTCCGTTATATTCATAATCATCGGAAATCCCTGCAGCCCACCCTGGGTTGGTGTCAATGTTAACGTTGCGGTGAAGCAGTAGGTTGTTTTTCCATTCCAGGTACCCTTCCCTACGTACTTACTCTCGTTTAATGCAAGTATTACATACTTGGTAAGGTTTACATAGGGTATGCAGTGGGTCGTGGTTTGTGGACCCATGAAGTTAAGTTCCATGGCATAACAAAGTTCATTATCATACCTCCAAAGCGCCACATTAAAGTTAATGCCAGACCCCATGAAATGCCTAAATGAGAATGTGCCATTTATCACAGTTGCATCATTTATTGGCGTCCTGGATATAGTAACAATGCCCATCAACGGGCCCGTTTGAAATGGTACACCAGGTATTCCTGGAAACTCGTTATTATTTATTACAAGTGTGGAACTAATCACGAACTTGTAAGTCACCGTAACATTCCTCATAAACAACTCCCTGGCATTCATGAGGGCTGATTCAGGGCCTCCATTTACTGAAACCGCTAAGTAAGTAACTGCACCAGCTATTATAATAATTACGAGTATGGCTGTAATTAATAACGGGGTTTTCATCAATTCTATTTAAACCTGTGAATTATTAAAAGGTTTCGACTTAATACCTCCTCGCAATCCTCAACCAGTAATTTGCCTGCTTATCACTGCATGCCAAGTCCCTTAAACCACTAATATCCTTACTTGCATCCTCATCCATAGGCACGCCTAGTGCATCGGCATCGAGTAATTGCTGTATTGCCATTCCACAATCATTATCGCCACTCCAGGGAACCTCAACAACGCCGCCACTATCAAGGCGTTTCCTGGCCTCGTCCACCGTGGTAGCTTTAGTAGTCATTGATCTGAGGAACTCCCATGCCATGCTCCTCATGTTATCATTTATCACATTTAATAACTCCTTCACAGTGTCCACAATACCTTCACGTGGCGCAACGAACTTCTCCATGGTATCCCTCCTGGCCAGGACAACTTGCCTATTCTCAACGTCCTTAGGACCAATCTCTATCCTAAGCGGCACACCCATCATCTCCCAGTAATTATACTTCCAACCAGGCGTCTTATCGGTTCGGTCATCAACCTTAACCCTAATACCAGCATTGGTTAGCTCCTCCGTTATTGACTTAACCTCCCTCATTATTGCCTCCTCCGTGCCCTTATACATTATTGGTACTATCACCACTTGTATGGGTGCCACGTTGGGCGGTAGCGCAAGGCCCTTATCATCCCCATGCACAGCGATCATCGCCGCAATAACCCTTTCCGAGATCCCATAACTCGTGGTATGCACGTACTCCCAATCACCACTTGGCGTTAGGTACCTGACATCAAAGACCCTTGAGAAGTTCGTGCCCAGGTAATGAACGGTGCCAATCTGCATTGTTTTCCCATCGGGCATCACCGTGTCGAAGGCTATTGTATAGACAGCGCCTGCAAACTTATCCCACTCAGGTCTTTGACTTATTAGATATGGTATGCTAAGATAATCAAATATTTTCTTGTAAATCTCCATGGCCTCCTTAATCTGCCTCTCAGCATCCTCCCTATTTGCATGTGCTGTGTGGGCCTCCTTAAACATCGATATCTCCCTAAGCCTAATCATGGGCCTCGTGGCCTTAGTCTCAGCCCTAAACACACTCACTATTTGGTAAACCTTGAAGGGTAGGTCCGTGTGGTCCTTAATCCATAGCTTGAACATGGGCATCATCGCCGTCTCACTAGTCGGCCTTAACACGAGCCTCTCCTCGCCAGTACCGCCCTTACTTACCCAGAAGACCTCATTCTCAAACCCCCTAATGTGCTCACTCTCCTTTGAGAAGAATTCGTAGGGTATGAATACTGGAAATAGTACTTCCTGATGCCCTGTCTCGTCATGAACAAGCCTGACGTAGGACTCAACAAGCCTTCTAATCCTCATGCCATACGGCCTCCAGACATATGCGCCCTTCACTGGGTACCTAAAGTCATAAACCTCAGTCTCCATTATAATCCAGTTAAACCAGTCAGTGAAGTTCCTCCATTTCTCCCTAGGTCTCTTCTCCCTAGGCTTGATGAGTTGTAGCTTGGCAATAAAGGTCCCTCGAATGCGCTTAAGTAAGGCCTTAAAAGCATTGTGCCCGCAATCAGGCAGTAAATATTTAAGCAGATTGGGTGCTGCAAAGATCAATGAATTTCAGATTAAGGGTTGAGGTATTAAGTAACTGTGTTGGTTGTGGGATATGCTGGACTGTGTGCCCAAAGGGCGTATTGGCAGGTAGGTTGAGGAGTAAGGCCTATGTGCTGAATGAGTCATTATGCTCAGGGTGCTTCTCCTGCCAGAACAACTGCCCATACTCAGCAATCAGGGTAACACCAATTCAGTACTAAGTAATTAGTGGGAGTCCCGTTGATCTAATGAAATTTACATACCCACGGTCGTTAATAAGTCGTATAAATGCCTCCGTTAAGTCCCTACTCATGACCACGTAATCCCCTATGTAGGTAATTACATAATTAACAGCTCCAATTAGGTAATCAGTGCTTAATTCACCAATCGAAATAAGTACCATTAAGTCAAGGGGTGTCGGCATTAATGGGCCTAATAAAATGAGGTTATCATATCTGGCGGCGTTCTTTATGAATTGAACGTAATCATCAACTACAACGGCAGACTGATCAGGTAGGGTTAAGGAAATAACTCCCACCTCCCTCCTAAAAAGCCCTAACCAAGTATCATAATCAACCTTACCACTAAGCCTATACCTAATTACCAGCCTGGCAATATCGACGCCTAAATCCACTGATCTCCTAAGCCTCTCAATACTATCATAGCAATCAATCGTTGCTGAAGGTTCCATAACCATAATACCTCTTAAAAACTCCGGCACCCAACCCCAAAGCCTAACAAATGAACTCCCAAACCCCATGAGCAACTCCACGGCATCCCTGGGGTTCAGCACAGCTAACCTACAGAACTCCTGCGGTAATGGCAATGATAGTGATTTATAACGCTTAATAATAACCGTGAGAATATTCCTTAATATGGGCATTGAGGCCTCGATCCTTGGTGAGTAAATTAGCAGGTTCATATGCAACTAGTAATGCTTTACCTGCCTATTAAAGAGGGTTCGTCAGGTAAACCCGAGTTCCTCATCATTAGGTTCTCAGAGGCCTGTTTCCTCATCAATTGGGTTTGTTTAATATTAATGCATTAATTAAGTTAATTTCTCGATGAGTAATTACGAAGTCTTCACCGGGATTTGTGAACGCATTAATTGCCCGAGAAGCTATGTGGGCTTAATACTAGGTGAATTATCGGACTTAGGCGTTACCGAGATTCTCAGCGATGGCGCTGTTGAGTTTATGGGATTTAGGTTGTTGGGTAAGGGTCAAAATAGTTTTGTATTTAAGTGTCGTGTCGGTAATGAGTATTACGCCTGCAAGATTAGGCGTTTTGACTCATCAAGACCGAACTTAGTGAATGAGGGTAATTACCTGAGGCTTGCGAATTCCGTGGGTGTGGGGCCGAGGCTTATTAAGTATGCAAACGACGTATTGATTATGGAATTAATAAGTGGTGTACCTATACAGAGGTACGTAATTACGGCAGGCCCGATGGAATTAAGGATGGTTCTTAAGGACTTACTTTGGCAATGCCGTAGGTTAGACTCCATAGGCCTTGCCCATAATGAGTTGAGTAGGCCTGAGGATCACGTAATCATTAGCAATGGTAGGGCGTTCATAATAGATTTCGAAAGCGCCAGCTTAAATAGCAGGATTAGTAATGTTGCCCAGGTGCTGAATGCGTTGATAATGGGTAGGGGTTTTATTCAGGATCGTGTTAGGGCGATTATGGGTATGAGTATTGACCTAAATTATTTACGTAGCGTCATTAAGAGGTATAAGGTTACGAGGAGTGATGAGGACTTTACACAAATACTAAGGTTACTTGGCCTTGAGTAATTCCTGGGCTAGGTTCCATATTTTATCTCCAAGGTGATGAATAACCTTTATGACCTTACCCTTACTCGTACTCCTCATCTCATCGGCGGTCATGAGGGATACCCCAATGGCTATGTACCTACCCTTAAGATCCTTAATTAGCAATACATCACCCACGCCAAAGTTACCGCTTATTTCCTTAATGCCTGGTCTCATCACATCGGCTCCATTGACTATGTGCGGTACTGCACCGTCATCAACAGTCACGGTTGGGTAACTCGGTATGTATGGTGGATTGAGGTAGAAGTACGTTAATAATGGTATTATGTACTCCCTTTGTCCTGAGTCAACCTTTACCGTTAGCTTCGCTACCAATGGCTTATCATCAACCAAGTACACTGTCGTTATTTCATTAAGCTCATAAACCTCAACCTTCTTGGCACTCCTGAATACTGGTCCCAATTCGCCAACTGCATTGCTTAATTCCTTAATGTCCTTATTGCTAAGGAAGTATCTCTTAACCACAGTAATTATTTGCAGGGCTCATTAATAAGTATTTAGTACGTAACTCAATATTTAATAGGCAGGTATTTAGCACTTATTATTGTGTCCACCGAGACAATAACAAGGGCTGAGTTTGAAAAAGTGGTGCTTAAGGTTGGTAAGGTAATACATGCGGAGAGGGTTCAGGGTTCGAGGAAGTTGTTAAGGCTTATTGTTGATATTGGTGACGAGAGGAGACAAATAATCACGGGACTCGCCGAGTTTTATAAGCCCGAGGACTTAATTAATAAGTACGTGGTCGTTGTCGCGAATTTAGAGAGTAGGAAGATCTTTGGTTATGAGAGTCAGGGAATGATACTGGCATCGTGCGATGAGAAGAACCCGACAATAATAACGATTGATAAACCACAGGATGAGCAGATAGGTAAGAGAGTTTGCTAAAGGTGTATTGCTTTAAATTTCCTGTTTTAAAACCGATAACGGTGAACATAGAGTATTACGTATTAGATAACGGACTTAGGCTATTGGTAAATAGGATTGAGTCGCCAACGGTCGGTGTGGCAATAGGCATCGGCATAGGTTCCATATATGAGAGGGAGGATTTACGAGGTATAAGCCACTTTGCCGAGCACTTAATCTACAGGGCATACCCAAACATTGACCTTGAAATAGAGGGGTTGGGCGGTGTTTCGGATGCGTACACCGAGAGAACACTCACGATGTACCTATTCGAGGTAATACCAAGTGAGCTCAGGAACTTACTGAGGCTCATTCATAAAATGTTTAGTAATAGGAGGGTGGATAGTGAGGATTTCGAGAGGGAGAGGAGGGTCATACTTTCTGAGATAAAGATGAGGAATGATGACCCAGGCACACTGATATATGACTTAGGGCCCAGGGCATTATTTGGGGATAGTGACTATGGCGCGCCGATCATTGGTTATGAAGAGAGCATTTCCTCAATGACGATAAAGGATCTCGAGAACTTCCTGGAATCCTACTATACACCGGATAATATGGTGATAAGCATCGTTGGTCCTTTAAGCATGTCAATAAATGAAATAATCGAACTATTCAGTAAGTGGGATGGTAAGTCAAGCAGTAAAAAGAATCCAACAATGGGTAAGGGAGGACCCATAACCATTAGAAAGCCTATTGAATCGGCTTATCTATCGTATTCCTGGCAATACAACGTAACCAATGAGGATCCATTCCTGCTATCAATCAAATCATCACTACTGGAATTCCACCTGGTGAATGGCCTTAGTTCATACTTAATGTCTAGGTTCAGGAATAAGGGCTTGACATACACAATTGATATGGATAGGGATTACCTACCAGGTACTTATTATTATCAGCTGGTGATATCTGCCATTAATGAGGAGAGTATTGATACTGTGAAGGAGGAATTAATTAATGCATTACTAAGTATTAATGATTTATTTAAGGATGAGTACTATTTAAGTAAGCGATTAAA from Vulcanisaeta distributa DSM 14429 harbors:
- the proS gene encoding proline--tRNA ligase, whose product is MAKLQLIKPREKRPREKWRNFTDWFNWIIMETEVYDFRYPVKGAYVWRPYGMRIRRLVESYVRLVHDETGHQEVLFPVFIPYEFFSKESEHIRGFENEVFWVSKGGTGEERLVLRPTSETAMMPMFKLWIKDHTDLPFKVYQIVSVFRAETKATRPMIRLREISMFKEAHTAHANREDAERQIKEAMEIYKKIFDYLSIPYLISQRPEWDKFAGAVYTIAFDTVMPDGKTMQIGTVHYLGTNFSRVFDVRYLTPSGDWEYVHTTSYGISERVIAAMIAVHGDDKGLALPPNVAPIQVVIVPIMYKGTEEAIMREVKSITEELTNAGIRVKVDDRTDKTPGWKYNYWEMMGVPLRIEIGPKDVENRQVVLARRDTMEKFVAPREGIVDTVKELLNVINDNMRSMAWEFLRSMTTKATTVDEARKRLDSGGVVEVPWSGDNDCGMAIQQLLDADALGVPMDEDASKDISGLRDLACSDKQANYWLRIARRY
- a CDS encoding ATP-binding protein, encoding MNFRLRVEVLSNCVGCGICWTVCPKGVLAGRLRSKAYVLNESLCSGCFSCQNNCPYSAIRVTPIQY
- a CDS encoding DUF1947 domain-containing protein, translated to MVKRYFLSNKDIKELSNAVGELGPVFRSAKKVEVYELNEITTVYLVDDKPLVAKLTVKVDSGQREYIIPLLTYFYLNPPYIPSYPTVTVDDGAVPHIVNGADVMRPGIKEISGNFGVGDVLLIKDLKGRYIAIGVSLMTADEMRSTSKGKVIKVIHHLGDKIWNLAQELLKAK
- a CDS encoding Lrp/AsnC ligand binding domain-containing protein translates to MSSITTSSGESTPAEIERQLTERQLQVLQYLLKKAVPLKVYTVYADQDELARELGMTRQALSVHLKKLKDFGLIRTGREFVDVTDKALKVLRMSSNEAIILVKVQPRYRTIIYEKVKELPIEKAYRVSGDYDLILITREVNVNDILRVLSMMEGVEDTKTFISLETLRE
- the metG gene encoding methionine--tRNA ligase subunit beta, whose amino-acid sequence is MSTETITRAEFEKVVLKVGKVIHAERVQGSRKLLRLIVDIGDERRQIITGLAEFYKPEDLINKYVVVVANLESRKIFGYESQGMILASCDEKNPTIITIDKPQDEQIGKRVC
- a CDS encoding M16 family metallopeptidase — protein: MNIEYYVLDNGLRLLVNRIESPTVGVAIGIGIGSIYEREDLRGISHFAEHLIYRAYPNIDLEIEGLGGVSDAYTERTLTMYLFEVIPSELRNLLRLIHKMFSNRRVDSEDFERERRVILSEIKMRNDDPGTLIYDLGPRALFGDSDYGAPIIGYEESISSMTIKDLENFLESYYTPDNMVISIVGPLSMSINEIIELFSKWDGKSSSKKNPTMGKGGPITIRKPIESAYLSYSWQYNVTNEDPFLLSIKSSLLEFHLVNGLSSYLMSRFRNKGLTYTIDMDRDYLPGTYYYQLVISAINEESIDTVKEELINALLSINDLFKDEYYLSKRLNYLKYLISDYLRRPLQIAESMSYMELKLGNHDVEGFNRGLEEHFRDSPSNLITNGVWSAIIPSQY
- a CDS encoding RIO1 family regulatory kinase/ATPase — its product is MSNYEVFTGICERINCPRSYVGLILGELSDLGVTEILSDGAVEFMGFRLLGKGQNSFVFKCRVGNEYYACKIRRFDSSRPNLVNEGNYLRLANSVGVGPRLIKYANDVLIMELISGVPIQRYVITAGPMELRMVLKDLLWQCRRLDSIGLAHNELSRPEDHVIISNGRAFIIDFESASLNSRISNVAQVLNALIMGRGFIQDRVRAIMGMSIDLNYLRSVIKRYKVTRSDEDFTQILRLLGLE
- a CDS encoding cytidylyltransferase family protein, with the translated sequence MHSRSIMETVNPEVRIDTYIRNVANALEQVEREGVKNEVIEIARAYLKDSIYYLSRGDQFNALATIAYAEGLLDALRFLGIAHFNWSRTDDLIRRAQNKVFVAGTFEIIHPGHIAYLRHAWTLGRVVAVIARDSTVKKIKGRDVIIPENQRLEVVSNIVYVHKARLGYEGDMFRVVEEERPNIILLGPNQPFNEDSLREELRKRGLGNIEVIRFNDYVDCPLCSTTKILKAISSRFNQNNQLP
- a CDS encoding cobalamin biosynthesis protein → MKAIFETVMLYYITILMTSVILDLVLGEPKGVFVKMHPVVVTGNIAFKLFRPSNKLFGIFLWFISVIPITIIYYFVPRVLMVINTIIGIIVYAYFLKLTFSIKLMRDYTRRIMRSIEVGDLDNARMLTQQIVRRNVWELDTTHLISAVIESLAESFVDGLLSPLFYFALLGLPGALLQRLSNTMDSMVGYRGWPYEDVGWFSAKVDTALNYMPARLSSIIILIASGLVGLNWRGSITAAFHYHRSVRSVNSGWPMASFAGALGVMLEKVGAYRINDGMPGPDITRLRLALRLFDVSVIIALVITLVLLIFRVFFIPLFI